From Deltaproteobacteria bacterium HGW-Deltaproteobacteria-4, one genomic window encodes:
- a CDS encoding acyl carrier protein → MASIAERVKQIVVEQLGVEEDQVSNESSFMEDLGADSLDTVELVMALEEEFDIEIADEDAEKIQTVQDAIDYITEHS, encoded by the coding sequence ATGGCTTCGATTGCTGAAAGAGTGAAACAGATTGTTGTTGAGCAGTTGGGTGTTGAAGAAGATCAGGTAAGCAACGAATCTTCCTTTATGGAAGACCTCGGCGCTGACTCCCTGGATACTGTTGAGTTGGTCATGGCTCTCGAAGAAGAGTTCGACATCGAAATCGCCGATGAAGATGCCGAGAAGATTCAGACCGTTCAGGATGCTATCGACTACATCACTGAGCACTCCTAA